Proteins encoded within one genomic window of Triticum aestivum cultivar Chinese Spring chromosome 2D, IWGSC CS RefSeq v2.1, whole genome shotgun sequence:
- the LOC123053840 gene encoding uncharacterized protein At4g06744: protein MAGRSVLRRLALFCLLASCIALAARTSDASRRELGISIGNGGGGGIGIGIGIGGGGGGGYGGGGSPSPTPPSSYGPKPSDFENERLYRAYLVIQRFKQTITCDPQGITKTWTGTAICSDTSYLGFFCEKPPNVNERALASVDFNGFKLEAPTVEGFVDALPDLALFHANSNDFGGVVPILRSLQYFYELDVSNNKLARCAFPTDVLGITNATFVDIRFNQFYGEVPAGLFRSFPIVEAIFVNNNQFSGKIPSNLGDSPVNYLALANNQFTGPIPSSIGRAANTLLEVLFLNNKLSGCLPYELGLLAKATVIDAGTNQLTGTIPASYACLRKVEQLNLADNLLYGEVPDALCRLAYPSSGGHLANLTLSDNYFTSLGSCCWALIKQGKLNVARNCIPYAPNQRSHEECAGFFHRTKTYCPVSTYVPCHHPKDYGAGKEEASAAEYKYRTYSALHP from the coding sequence ATGGCAGGCCGCTCGGTGCTTCGGCGCCTCGCTCTCTTCTGCCTCCTGGCGTCGTGCATTGCGCTCGCGGCGCGCACCTCCGATGCCAGCCGGCGGGAGCTCGGCATCAGCatcggcaacggcggcggcggggggatagGCATCGGGATTGGGATCGGCGGTGGTGGCGGGGGCGGGTACGGAGGCGGCGGCtcgccgtcgccgacgccgccgtcgTCATACGGGCCGAAGCCGAGCGACTTCGAGAACGAGCGGCTGTACAGGGCGTACCTCGTGATCCAGAGGTTCAAGCAGACCATAACGTGCGACCCCCAGGGCATCACCAAGACCTGGACCGGCACCGCCATCTGCAGCGACACCTCGTACTTGGGCTTCTTCTGCGAGAAGCCGCCCAACGTCAACGAGCGGGCGCTCGCGTCCGTCGACTTCAATGGCTTCAAGCTGGAGGCGCCCACCGTGGAGGGGTTCGTGGACGCGCTCCCCGACCTGGCGCTCTTCCACGCCAACTCCAACGACTTCGGCGGCGTGGTGCCCATCCTCCGGTCGCTGCAGTACTTCTACGAGCTGGACGTGAGCAACAACAAGCTCGCTCGCTGCGCCTTCCCGACGGACGTGCTGGGGATCACCAACGCCACCTTCGTCGACATCCGGTTCAACCAGTTCTACGGCGAGGTGCCGGCGGGGCTCTTCCGCTCGTTCCCGATCGTGGAGGCCATCTTCGTCAACAACAACCAGTTCTCCGGCAAGATCCCGAGCAACCTCGGCGACTCGCCCGTGAACTACCTCGCGCTCGCCAACAACCAGTTCACGGGGCCCATCCCGTCGTCCATCGGCCGCGCCGCCAACACGCTGCTGGAGGTGCTCTTCCTCAACAACAAGCTCAGCGGCTGCCTCCCCTACGAGCTCGGCCTGCTCGCCAAGGCCACCGTCATCGACGCCGGCACGAACCAGCTCACGGGCACCATTCCGGCCTCGTACGCGTGCCTGCGGAAGGTGGAGCAGCTCAACCTGGCGGACAATCTCCTCTACGGCGAGGTGCCCGACGCGCTCTGCCGGCTCGCGTACCCGTCGtccggcggccacctcgccaacctcACGCTCTCGGACAACTACTTCACGTCGCTGGGGTCGTGCTGCTGGGCGCTGATCAAGCAGGGGAAGCTCAACGTCGCCCGCAACTGCATCCCCTATGCGCCCAACCAGCGGTCGCACGAGGAGTGCGCCGGCTTCTTCCACAGGACCAAGACCTATTGCCCCGTCAGCACCTACGTGCCATGCCACCACCCCAAGGACTACGGCGCCGGTAAGGAGGAAGCCTCGGCGGCGGAGTACAAGTACCGGACGTACTCGGCGCTGCACCCGTGA